A window of Eubacteriaceae bacterium ES3 contains these coding sequences:
- a CDS encoding homocysteine biosynthesis protein, with amino-acid sequence MAKTYAQINEKIKNGDAVVVTAEEVIDIVKERGIKEAADYVDVVTTATFGPMCSSGAFLNFGHSDPAIRMSEIMINNVEAYGGLAAVDTYLGATQPSCDQGIEYGGAHVIEDLIARKSVHLVAKSAGTDCYPRTEIDTWVDLDDLNEAYLYNPRNVYQNYNAAINTSAKRIYTYMGILKPNMGNITYSTSGQLSPLLNDPLLRTIGMGTRIFFGGAQGFVSWMGTQFNTACARDENGFPQTPGATLALIGNMKEMDPRYIRGAAYEKYGTSMFVGVGIPIPILDEEMMKFVSVTNKELTTNIIDYSVQSKSKPVIKRVSYEELRSGSVDVSGKKIKTSPMSSLKRAREIADELKGWIVNQQFYLQEPIMQFPMANTVNGLEIRKAEK; translated from the coding sequence ATGGCGAAAACCTATGCTCAAATAAATGAAAAAATTAAAAACGGTGATGCAGTAGTTGTAACTGCCGAAGAGGTTATTGATATTGTAAAAGAACGGGGTATAAAAGAAGCGGCTGATTATGTCGATGTTGTGACCACAGCTACTTTTGGCCCCATGTGTTCATCAGGTGCCTTTCTCAATTTCGGACATTCGGATCCAGCGATTCGAATGAGTGAAATTATGATTAATAATGTTGAAGCTTATGGCGGATTGGCTGCTGTCGATACTTATCTGGGAGCTACTCAACCCTCCTGTGATCAGGGCATTGAATATGGTGGCGCTCATGTTATTGAAGATCTGATAGCCAGAAAATCTGTCCATTTGGTCGCAAAATCTGCGGGAACAGACTGCTATCCACGGACAGAAATTGATACATGGGTGGATCTTGACGATTTGAACGAAGCCTATCTTTACAATCCCAGAAATGTTTATCAAAATTATAATGCCGCAATTAATACATCAGCTAAAAGAATTTACACCTATATGGGGATTTTAAAACCCAACATGGGAAATATCACTTACAGTACTTCAGGTCAGCTCAGTCCATTATTAAATGATCCCCTGCTGAGGACAATTGGAATGGGAACACGAATCTTTTTTGGTGGTGCACAAGGCTTTGTTTCCTGGATGGGTACTCAGTTTAATACTGCCTGCGCTCGAGATGAAAATGGTTTTCCGCAAACACCAGGTGCGACATTGGCGCTGATTGGCAACATGAAGGAAATGGATCCTCGCTATATTAGAGGTGCTGCTTATGAGAAATATGGCACGTCAATGTTTGTTGGCGTAGGAATTCCGATTCCAATCCTAGACGAAGAAATGATGAAGTTTGTGTCAGTGACCAATAAAGAGCTGACAACGAATATTATTGATTACAGTGTTCAGAGCAAGTCAAAACCAGTGATCAAAAGAGTAAGTTACGAAGAGTTACGCAGCGGAAGTGTTGATGTTTCTGGCAAGAAAATCAAGACTTCACCAATGTCAAGTCTAAAACGGGCTAGAGAAATTGCCGATGAATTAAAGGGCTGGATTGTCAATCAGCAGTTTTATCTGCAGGAGCCGATCATGCAATTTCCCATGGCCAATACAGTGAATGGACTGGAAATCAGAAAGGCGGAAAAATAA
- a CDS encoding NIL domain-containing protein: MVVKKLLLSFPQGSAGEPVAMELIKTYHLDFNILKAFIDDNVKGTLLLEVRGENENIEKGMTFLREHQVGVREIQSVIEVEHQQCVDCGACTAVCSVDALEMDENWNLVHHEDKCLECMQCVQACPMRAIRALI, from the coding sequence ATGGTAGTGAAAAAATTGTTATTATCTTTTCCTCAAGGTTCTGCTGGGGAACCCGTGGCGATGGAGCTGATTAAAACCTATCATCTGGATTTTAATATTTTAAAAGCCTTTATTGATGACAACGTAAAGGGGACACTACTTCTGGAAGTTCGTGGAGAAAATGAAAATATCGAAAAGGGAATGACATTTTTGAGAGAACATCAGGTTGGGGTTAGAGAAATTCAGTCTGTAATTGAAGTTGAGCATCAGCAATGCGTAGATTGTGGAGCCTGTACAGCGGTATGTTCAGTAGACGCTCTGGAAATGGATGAAAACTGGAATCTGGTTCATCATGAGGATAAATGTCTTGAGTGTATGCAGTGTGTTCAGGCCTGTCCGATGCGGGCAATTCGGGCTTTGATATAG
- a CDS encoding UPF0280 family protein, giving the protein MYAVCSGLSDAGNSGFDIAMIFEERVYREAMKASDLSYFQIEEMETDLYIGIEPQAVNPAFIKMIHEEVIKQRSAILDYEKRNPGFVHSLIPVRQRGAAAPIVSEMIEAAHKAGIGPMGAVAGAMARQIGKIISLNSTEVIIENGGDIFLQSDKTRRIALYTNNEHFKNLGLKIKPYWKALGICTSSGTMGHSLSFGKADSVTVISENPALADAAATALGNRIEKMEDIEKGLEWAKNIPGVLGALIIIEDKMGAWGRIELC; this is encoded by the coding sequence GTGTATGCAGTGTGTTCAGGCCTGTCCGATGCGGGCAATTCGGGCTTTGATATAGCCATGATTTTTGAAGAACGAGTTTATCGCGAAGCAATGAAAGCTTCAGATCTTTCATATTTTCAGATTGAAGAAATGGAAACAGATCTTTATATAGGGATAGAGCCGCAGGCAGTGAATCCGGCTTTTATTAAAATGATTCATGAAGAAGTAATTAAACAGCGGTCAGCAATACTTGATTATGAAAAAAGAAATCCCGGTTTTGTCCATTCTTTGATTCCCGTACGTCAACGGGGAGCTGCAGCACCAATTGTCAGTGAAATGATTGAAGCGGCCCATAAGGCTGGTATTGGCCCTATGGGAGCAGTCGCCGGTGCTATGGCCAGGCAGATAGGGAAGATAATCAGTTTGAATTCTACCGAAGTAATTATTGAAAATGGCGGAGATATTTTTCTCCAGTCCGATAAGACAAGAAGGATTGCACTGTATACAAACAATGAACATTTTAAGAATTTGGGTTTGAAGATAAAACCATATTGGAAAGCTCTGGGAATTTGTACATCATCTGGAACGATGGGCCATTCATTGAGCTTTGGTAAAGCTGATTCAGTCACCGTAATCAGTGAAAATCCAGCGCTTGCTGATGCTGCGGCTACAGCCCTGGGTAATCGTATTGAAAAGATGGAAGACATCGAAAAAGGTCTTGAGTGGGCGAAAAATATCCCCGGAGTTCTGGGTGCTCTGATTATTATAGAAGATAAAATGGGGGCTTGGGGAAGAATTGAGTTGTGTTAG
- a CDS encoding homocysteine S-methyltransferase family protein, translated as MKNILKSKRLYLDGAMGSMLQERLPSIGLIPEELNITHPEVIREIHQSYCDAGANIILCSTFGANRYKLKKSIYSVAEIVAAAMENARAVNPDFVGLDIGPIGALIGSLGEIDFEQAVSIFKEVIEAGQKAGADLIVIETITDICEARAAVIAAREVSDLPIMVSMTYEENGRTLTGSDPLTVVNILQGLGVDAIGINCSTGPDGMMPVIKEILQYANIPIMVEPNAGMPKIVDGKTVYDINSDQFAQFMREIAQSGARILGGCCGTTPDHIRKMVAATKDLAIEDIPKERITAVSSSSRTEILGEDVLIIGESINPTTNEVLKESLKQGQLNIVSDLAISQKKDGAIILDINLGLPGIDEQKMMQKAVETISKLVDTPLQIDSSNPEVIEAVLRSYPGRAIINSVNGKKSSIEAILPIAKKYGALVLGLTMDDAGIPDSVEKRLEIADKIIKSGQEYGLEHSDFLMDCLVLTASAQQNEVKATLEAVSEIRKCYGIPTVLGVSNISFGLPNRELLNRTFLTMALNHGLTNPIMNPGDQEMMDTVSAFRALWGYDGQCIEYANQYKEVKETSIKVSTEKLSLRMIIEEGQSDKAKEATEKLLESKDPMDIVNEDIIPGLDAVGDAFETGEVFLPHLMFAAETAQKAFEAIKEKMDREGTVQVSKGKIILATVEGDVHDIGKNILKVILENYGYTVIDLGKDVKADSILSAVKNEQVSLVGLSALMTTTVRSMKSIIETLRDEVSGISIMVGGAVLTPDYAKEIGADFYGKDAREGAMIARKVLSDQ; from the coding sequence ATGAAAAATATTTTAAAATCGAAAAGACTTTATCTGGACGGAGCAATGGGAAGTATGTTGCAGGAACGCCTTCCCTCCATTGGCCTGATACCGGAAGAACTCAATATAACTCATCCGGAAGTGATTAGAGAGATACACCAGTCTTATTGTGATGCTGGGGCTAACATCATTTTATGCAGTACATTTGGTGCTAACCGTTATAAACTTAAAAAAAGTATTTATTCAGTAGCAGAAATCGTTGCAGCAGCAATGGAAAATGCCAGGGCGGTCAACCCCGATTTTGTCGGCCTGGATATCGGTCCAATTGGGGCTTTAATTGGTTCGCTTGGAGAAATAGATTTTGAACAGGCGGTTTCGATATTTAAAGAAGTGATAGAAGCCGGTCAGAAAGCTGGAGCCGACCTGATTGTGATTGAAACAATTACTGACATTTGCGAAGCCCGAGCCGCAGTCATAGCTGCCAGGGAAGTTTCAGATCTTCCGATTATGGTTTCAATGACTTATGAAGAAAATGGCAGAACTTTGACAGGAAGCGATCCTCTTACAGTGGTCAATATTCTGCAAGGGTTAGGAGTTGATGCCATTGGGATTAACTGTTCCACGGGACCTGACGGAATGATGCCTGTTATTAAAGAGATCCTTCAATATGCCAATATTCCAATTATGGTTGAACCCAATGCAGGAATGCCGAAAATTGTTGACGGTAAAACTGTTTATGATATTAATTCTGATCAGTTCGCACAATTTATGCGAGAGATTGCTCAATCAGGGGCAAGGATTCTAGGAGGCTGTTGTGGAACTACACCTGATCATATCAGAAAAATGGTCGCTGCAACAAAAGATTTAGCGATCGAGGATATACCTAAAGAGCGAATAACCGCAGTATCTTCTTCAAGCAGAACTGAGATTTTAGGAGAGGATGTTCTGATTATTGGAGAATCTATCAACCCGACAACAAATGAGGTCCTGAAGGAGTCACTTAAACAGGGACAGCTGAACATTGTTTCTGATCTGGCCATCAGTCAAAAAAAAGATGGAGCAATAATCCTGGATATAAACTTAGGTCTTCCTGGAATTGATGAGCAGAAAATGATGCAAAAAGCCGTAGAGACGATTTCTAAACTGGTAGACACGCCACTTCAGATAGACTCTTCCAACCCAGAAGTAATTGAAGCAGTTCTTCGATCATACCCCGGAAGAGCGATTATTAATTCGGTGAACGGGAAAAAGTCATCAATTGAAGCAATCCTGCCAATTGCTAAAAAATATGGAGCGCTTGTCTTGGGCTTAACAATGGATGATGCCGGAATTCCTGATTCGGTGGAGAAAAGACTGGAAATTGCTGATAAAATTATTAAATCAGGTCAGGAATATGGACTAGAGCATTCAGACTTTTTAATGGATTGTTTGGTTTTAACGGCTTCAGCTCAGCAAAATGAGGTTAAAGCAACCCTTGAAGCGGTTAGTGAAATCAGAAAATGCTACGGAATTCCAACCGTTTTGGGTGTCTCAAATATTTCATTTGGTTTACCGAATCGGGAACTCTTAAATAGGACGTTTTTGACGATGGCCTTAAATCATGGTTTGACTAACCCGATAATGAATCCAGGCGATCAGGAAATGATGGATACAGTCAGTGCTTTTAGAGCTTTGTGGGGTTATGATGGACAATGTATCGAATATGCCAATCAGTATAAAGAAGTTAAAGAGACTAGTATAAAGGTTAGCACCGAGAAATTAAGCCTTAGAATGATTATTGAAGAAGGACAGTCGGATAAGGCCAAAGAGGCTACTGAAAAACTTCTGGAATCTAAAGATCCGATGGACATTGTTAACGAGGATATCATACCTGGCCTGGATGCCGTTGGGGATGCCTTTGAAACAGGTGAAGTATTTTTGCCTCATCTGATGTTTGCAGCTGAAACAGCACAAAAAGCTTTTGAAGCGATCAAAGAAAAAATGGATCGCGAAGGCACAGTTCAGGTCAGTAAAGGTAAGATTATCCTGGCAACAGTTGAAGGGGATGTTCATGATATCGGAAAAAATATTTTAAAAGTCATTTTAGAAAATTATGGCTACACGGTGATAGATCTTGGTAAGGATGTCAAAGCAGACAGTATTTTATCTGCTGTTAAAAACGAACAGGTTTCTCTGGTAGGATTGAGTGCCCTGATGACAACAACAGTCAGAAGCATGAAGAGCATTATCGAGACCTTGCGAGATGAAGTTTCTGGAATCAGCATTATGGTTGGCGGTGCTGTTTTAACGCCGGACTATGCAAAGGAAATAGGTGCTGATTTTTATGGAAAAGATGCGCGTGAAGGCGCGATGATAGCCAGAAAAGTATTGTCAGATCAATAA
- a CDS encoding flavin reductase, with the protein MKKWRCTVCNYVHTGDTPPDKCPVCGVGPEKFVLIDEEAEAPVKKEKKWRCTVCNYIHTGETPPDICPICGVGPDKFVLVEESPDDLPDEKREAIQQLLFNISYGLYVVSSKKEDKLNAMVSNTFIQVTNTPLKASVCLGKGTLTAEYVLKSGVFGVSIMGKENHDLVKHFGYQSGRDVDKFKDMSYVTGEKTGCPGLLNSICFVECEVEQTIDLGTHYMFIAKVLEGDAFTKDEPMTYAYYRATRY; encoded by the coding sequence ATGAAAAAATGGCGATGTACAGTTTGTAATTATGTTCATACTGGGGATACTCCCCCGGATAAATGTCCTGTTTGTGGAGTTGGTCCTGAGAAATTTGTGCTGATTGATGAAGAAGCAGAGGCACCTGTTAAGAAAGAAAAAAAATGGCGATGCACAGTTTGCAACTATATTCATACTGGAGAGACGCCGCCTGATATTTGTCCGATTTGCGGAGTGGGACCGGATAAGTTTGTTCTGGTTGAGGAAAGCCCTGACGATCTGCCGGATGAAAAACGTGAAGCCATTCAGCAGCTGCTCTTTAATATTTCTTATGGTTTATATGTCGTTTCGTCAAAAAAAGAAGATAAACTCAATGCCATGGTTTCTAATACTTTTATTCAGGTAACCAACACTCCGCTTAAAGCCAGTGTCTGCCTGGGTAAAGGAACTTTAACGGCAGAATATGTACTTAAATCTGGGGTTTTTGGAGTATCCATAATGGGCAAAGAAAACCATGACCTGGTGAAACATTTTGGTTACCAAAGTGGTCGAGATGTTGATAAATTTAAGGATATGAGTTATGTTACCGGCGAAAAAACCGGCTGTCCTGGCCTTTTGAACTCGATTTGTTTTGTGGAATGCGAGGTCGAGCAGACCATTGATTTGGGCACGCATTATATGTTTATCGCAAAAGTATTGGAAGGTGATGCCTTTACTAAGGACGAACCCATGACCTATGCCTATTACCGGGCAACCCGATATTAA
- a CDS encoding DUF1667 domain-containing protein encodes MKKEMTCIVCPIGCQMTVEKKPDGTYDVTGNNCKRGPKYAVAEMTNPTRVIPTTVVIKNAMLPRLPVKTAEPIPKGKIFEAMDAINKVSVEAPVKTGDVVIKDLLGLGIDVVSTRTMDKC; translated from the coding sequence ATGAAAAAAGAAATGACTTGTATCGTATGTCCTATTGGATGTCAGATGACAGTTGAGAAAAAACCCGATGGCACTTATGATGTAACTGGAAATAACTGTAAACGCGGTCCTAAATATGCTGTTGCAGAAATGACCAATCCTACCCGCGTAATTCCAACGACTGTTGTAATTAAAAATGCCATGCTACCACGCCTCCCGGTTAAAACTGCTGAGCCGATTCCCAAAGGTAAAATTTTTGAAGCAATGGATGCCATTAACAAAGTATCTGTTGAAGCTCCGGTTAAAACCGGTGATGTAGTAATTAAAGATCTATTGGGTCTGGGTATAGATGTTGTCTCTACCCGAACCATGGATAAATGTTAA
- a CDS encoding FAD-dependent oxidoreductase, whose translation MIYDVVILGGGPAGLAAAVEAKKDGANDVLIVERDRELGGILNQCIHNGFGLHTFNEELTGPEYAERYIKQSIDLDIPYFLNTMVLDLVDQGETKVIHVINEENGYMTIETKAVILTMGCRERTSGAIGIPGYRPAGVFTAGTAQRFINMEGYMPGKEVVILGSGDIGLIMARRMTLEGANVKAVCELMPYSNGLVRNIVQCLDDYDIPLKLSHTITFIHGKDRLEGVTIAQVDDKLKPIPGTDEYISCDTLLLSVGLIPENEITRNAGIEMDRRTNGPVVGELRQTSTPGVFACGNVVHVHDLVDFVSEESVLAGKGASLYIKGELDSENNFTTANGDGIGYVVPQNVAMKNVSDNVTFYMRVRQVFKDKVVNAYLGDDLIATKKEKKLLPAEMVNFKIAKDVLEKYPNGEIRFVVEDAKK comes from the coding sequence ATGATTTATGATGTAGTAATATTAGGTGGCGGTCCAGCTGGACTGGCTGCTGCAGTTGAAGCTAAGAAAGACGGTGCAAATGATGTCCTGATCGTAGAACGTGACCGTGAACTGGGAGGAATTTTAAATCAGTGCATCCACAATGGTTTTGGACTTCATACCTTTAACGAAGAACTAACCGGCCCTGAATATGCCGAACGATATATTAAACAATCGATTGACCTTGACATTCCCTATTTTCTCAATACCATGGTTTTGGATCTGGTAGACCAGGGTGAGACGAAAGTCATTCATGTAATCAATGAAGAAAACGGTTATATGACAATCGAAACCAAGGCTGTTATTTTGACCATGGGATGTCGTGAGCGAACTTCAGGTGCTATTGGCATCCCCGGTTACAGACCAGCAGGCGTCTTTACTGCCGGTACCGCTCAGCGCTTTATCAATATGGAAGGGTATATGCCCGGTAAAGAAGTAGTTATTCTTGGCTCTGGAGATATCGGCCTGATTATGGCTCGCCGGATGACTTTAGAAGGTGCAAATGTAAAAGCAGTCTGTGAATTAATGCCTTATTCAAATGGTCTGGTACGAAATATCGTGCAGTGTCTGGACGATTATGATATTCCACTAAAACTCAGCCATACCATCACTTTTATTCATGGAAAGGATCGTCTTGAGGGTGTCACCATCGCTCAGGTCGATGACAAACTTAAACCGATTCCCGGAACAGATGAATATATATCATGTGACACGCTCCTGCTTTCAGTTGGTCTCATTCCAGAAAATGAGATTACCCGTAATGCTGGAATCGAGATGGACCGGCGCACTAATGGACCAGTGGTTGGTGAGCTGCGCCAAACATCTACACCCGGTGTATTTGCTTGTGGTAATGTCGTTCACGTCCACGACCTTGTTGACTTTGTGAGTGAGGAATCTGTATTAGCCGGAAAAGGTGCCTCATTGTATATAAAAGGTGAGTTGGACAGTGAGAACAACTTTACTACTGCAAATGGCGATGGTATCGGCTATGTTGTTCCCCAAAACGTTGCAATGAAAAATGTTTCTGATAATGTAACCTTCTATATGCGGGTCCGCCAGGTCTTTAAAGATAAGGTTGTAAATGCCTATCTGGGGGATGATCTGATCGCCACAAAAAAAGAAAAGAAATTATTGCCTGCAGAAATGGTTAACTTCAAAATCGCAAAAGATGTGTTGGAAAAATATCCTAACGGAGAAATCCGTTTTGTAGTGGAGGATGCAAAAAAATGA
- a CDS encoding NAD(P)/FAD-dependent oxidoreductase, which translates to MYDIAIIGAGIAGSYIARELTRYKLDVVLLDGENDVGNQITMANSAIVHGGYDAPSYKFKGRFNSPGNIMYEKICDDLDVPFKQIGSLVVAHNEYEMATLHELYQNGLKNGVPGLRIIFKDEVHQMEPNLNKDICGALYSPTAGVVSPFELCVHAAENAVDNGVTLKLNHLVTDIEKLGDRFKITTTAGEIEAKKIINAAGVYADDIYEMVGQPYFELLARKGNYFIFDKEAGSLVNRVIFPCPTKKGKGILVSPTVHGNLLIGPDAEPVDKGDIATTSERLDYIKQNALKNVPEIPMNKIIRSYAGLRNTPVKASFTTTDGDFILEESPVKGFINVAGYESPGLSSIPAVAHYVVEEIVVPMFPEIEENPDYNPKVKKHLRFEEMNDAEKEAVIKKDPKYGKVICRCETITEGEIIDVIHRSAGARTVKAVKKRTRAGMGRCQGGFCSPRVVEILARELNCTLEDIMYDQQNSAYILSGKTKSAAEEV; encoded by the coding sequence ATGTATGATATCGCTATCATTGGTGCTGGTATTGCTGGCTCCTATATTGCTAGAGAGTTGACCCGTTATAAATTAGATGTAGTTTTACTAGATGGTGAAAATGATGTTGGCAACCAGATTACGATGGCTAACTCAGCAATAGTACACGGCGGATATGATGCCCCATCCTATAAATTTAAAGGTAGATTTAATTCGCCCGGAAACATTATGTACGAAAAAATCTGTGATGATTTGGATGTTCCTTTTAAACAAATCGGATCGCTGGTTGTTGCTCACAATGAATATGAAATGGCAACTTTACACGAACTATATCAAAACGGCCTAAAAAACGGCGTACCAGGTCTGCGAATTATCTTTAAAGATGAGGTTCATCAAATGGAACCCAATTTGAACAAAGACATCTGCGGAGCCCTTTACTCTCCAACAGCCGGCGTTGTTTCTCCTTTTGAACTCTGCGTACATGCTGCTGAAAATGCGGTTGACAACGGCGTAACTTTAAAACTTAACCATCTGGTAACTGATATTGAAAAACTTGGTGATAGATTTAAAATCACGACTACCGCTGGTGAAATCGAAGCTAAAAAAATTATCAATGCCGCTGGTGTTTATGCTGATGATATATATGAAATGGTCGGCCAACCTTATTTTGAACTGTTGGCTAGAAAAGGAAACTATTTCATCTTTGATAAAGAAGCAGGATCTTTAGTTAACCGTGTCATTTTCCCATGCCCTACTAAAAAGGGAAAAGGTATTCTTGTCTCTCCTACAGTTCACGGCAATCTCCTAATCGGCCCCGATGCTGAACCAGTAGATAAGGGTGACATTGCAACCACCAGTGAAAGACTGGATTACATTAAACAAAACGCCTTGAAGAATGTACCTGAAATCCCCATGAACAAGATTATCAGATCTTATGCAGGCCTTCGTAATACTCCTGTTAAGGCTTCCTTTACAACTACTGATGGTGATTTTATCCTCGAGGAATCTCCGGTAAAAGGCTTTATCAACGTTGCCGGATATGAATCTCCGGGATTATCTTCGATTCCGGCTGTTGCCCACTATGTCGTAGAAGAGATTGTTGTCCCGATGTTTCCTGAAATCGAAGAAAATCCGGACTATAATCCCAAAGTCAAAAAACATTTACGCTTCGAAGAAATGAATGATGCCGAAAAAGAAGCCGTTATTAAGAAAGACCCCAAATATGGAAAAGTAATCTGTCGCTGTGAAACAATCACCGAAGGCGAAATTATCGATGTCATTCACCGTAGTGCAGGAGCTCGTACAGTAAAAGCCGTTAAAAAACGAACTCGTGCTGGAATGGGACGCTGTCAGGGTGGTTTCTGTTCACCACGTGTAGTTGAAATACTAGCACGCGAACTTAATTGCACCCTGGAAGATATCATGTATGACCAGCAGAATTCTGCCTATATCCTTTCCGGAAAAACAAAATCAGCTGCAGAGGAGGTATAA
- a CDS encoding glycerol-3-phosphate responsive antiterminator produces the protein MSTQKCFLMFKNNPIIVAVRDPRDLQDALKSSSKIIFLLTGNVFNLKKMVELCTRSGKYVFTHLDLVKGYSQDSYFIKYLKEEIKPTGIITTKNNIITRAKQENLMTIQRLFLLDSSAMDVSIDSARKIKPDAIEVLPGLVPKLIQQVKKEVNIPIVTGGFIQTEDEVRSCLAAGALSSSTSHKPLWKKFDMIRAEYNQDQ, from the coding sequence ATGTCAACGCAAAAATGTTTTTTGATGTTTAAGAACAACCCCATTATCGTTGCAGTTCGGGATCCAAGAGATTTGCAAGATGCCTTGAAATCTTCTTCAAAGATTATTTTTCTGCTAACCGGTAATGTTTTTAATTTAAAAAAAATGGTTGAGCTTTGTACCAGATCAGGAAAGTATGTTTTTACCCATTTGGATTTGGTTAAAGGGTATTCCCAGGATTCTTATTTTATAAAATATTTAAAAGAAGAAATCAAACCCACTGGCATCATTACCACTAAAAACAATATCATTACTCGCGCTAAACAGGAGAATCTGATGACCATCCAAAGACTTTTTCTTTTGGATTCATCAGCTATGGATGTATCCATTGATTCAGCCAGAAAAATAAAACCTGATGCTATTGAAGTATTGCCGGGACTTGTCCCAAAACTCATTCAGCAGGTCAAAAAAGAAGTGAATATTCCCATCGTAACAGGTGGTTTTATCCAAACTGAAGATGAAGTAAGATCATGTCTTGCAGCAGGTGCACTCTCATCAAGTACGTCACATAAACCTTTATGGAAAAAATTTGATATGATTCGTGCTGAATATAATCAGGATCAATAA
- the glpK gene encoding glycerol kinase GlpK, whose translation MKKYILSLDAGTTSSRAILFNHDSEIVSVAQKEFTQIYPKAGWVEHDPMEIWATQSGVVTEAMSKIGATADEIAAIGITNQRETTVVWDKKTGEPIYNAIVWQCRRTASFCDELKARGLGDYVQDNTGLIIDAYFSGTKINWILNNVEGARERAEKGELAFGTIDTWLIWKLTDGKVHVTDYSNASRTMAFNIKTLKWDEKMLKELDIPASMLPEVRPSSDIYGTTSLFGSEIPIAGAAGDQQAALFGQACFEPGMAKNTYGTGCFMLMNTGEKPVKSNSGLVTTIAWGLDGTVEYALEGSIFVAGAAIQWLRDEVKMVDSSPDSEFYCNKVADTNGVYMVPAFVGLGAPHWDMYARGAILGLTRGANKAHLIRATVESLAYQTKDVLDAMEKDSNIKLASLKVDGGACANNFLMQFQADILGVPVDRPSIVETTAMGAAYLAGLAVKFWDGKNDVTDAWKLDTSFAPMMDADVRAKLYAGWLKAVECSKNWEDAE comes from the coding sequence ATGAAAAAGTATATCTTATCACTGGATGCAGGAACTACAAGTTCAAGAGCGATTTTATTTAATCATGACAGCGAAATCGTTAGTGTTGCACAAAAAGAATTTACTCAGATTTATCCAAAAGCCGGTTGGGTTGAACATGATCCAATGGAAATTTGGGCTACCCAGAGTGGAGTTGTAACTGAAGCCATGTCAAAAATTGGTGCTACTGCCGATGAAATTGCCGCCATTGGTATTACCAATCAACGTGAGACTACTGTCGTTTGGGACAAAAAAACTGGCGAACCTATTTATAACGCAATTGTCTGGCAATGCCGACGAACTGCTTCTTTCTGTGACGAATTAAAAGCTAGAGGATTAGGCGACTATGTTCAGGATAATACTGGTCTAATTATCGACGCTTATTTCTCAGGTACAAAAATCAACTGGATCCTTAATAATGTTGAAGGTGCAAGAGAGCGTGCTGAAAAAGGCGAACTGGCTTTTGGTACCATTGATACATGGTTAATCTGGAAACTGACTGACGGAAAAGTTCATGTCACTGATTATTCAAATGCATCACGTACGATGGCTTTCAACATCAAAACATTAAAATGGGATGAAAAAATGCTGAAAGAACTGGATATTCCTGCTTCTATGTTACCTGAAGTCCGACCATCTTCTGATATTTACGGAACCACTTCTCTATTTGGTTCAGAAATTCCAATCGCCGGGGCTGCTGGTGACCAGCAGGCGGCTTTATTTGGACAAGCATGTTTCGAACCAGGAATGGCTAAAAATACATATGGAACCGGTTGCTTTATGCTTATGAATACTGGTGAAAAACCAGTTAAATCTAACAGTGGTCTAGTTACTACCATTGCCTGGGGACTTGACGGAACCGTTGAATATGCCTTGGAAGGCTCAATCTTTGTAGCAGGTGCCGCAATCCAATGGCTGCGAGATGAAGTTAAAATGGTTGATTCTTCTCCTGACAGTGAATTCTATTGCAATAAAGTAGCTGATACTAACGGTGTTTACATGGTACCTGCTTTTGTTGGCTTAGGCGCTCCTCACTGGGATATGTATGCTCGTGGTGCAATCCTTGGCTTAACTCGTGGTGCTAATAAGGCTCATTTAATTCGGGCAACTGTTGAATCACTGGCTTACCAGACAAAAGATGTTCTGGACGCTATGGAAAAAGATTCCAACATCAAACTGGCTTCTTTAAAAGTAGACGGTGGAGCATGTGCCAATAATTTCCTGATGCAGTTCCAGGCAGACATTCTGGGTGTTCCTGTTGATCGTCCATCGATCGTTGAAACAACCGCTATGGGTGCTGCTTATCTTGCTGGTCTGGCTGTTAAATTCTGGGATGGCAAAAACGATGTTACCGATGCCTGGAAACTAGATACATCATTTGCACCAATGATGGATGCAGATGTTCGGGCGAAATTATACGCTGGCTGGTTAAAAGCTGTTGAATGTTCAAAAAATTGGGAAGATGCTGAATAA